From Providencia sp. R33, a single genomic window includes:
- a CDS encoding fimbria/pilus periplasmic chaperone, which yields MLQSNKINKRNHHPIAAFLVGTVLISATLSSAQAAVALDRTRAIMTGEDKSISLNISNENKQLPYLAQGWIENAQGEKITEPFTVLPPVQRVEPGAKSQVKIQALPSVASLPQDRESVYYFNLREIPPKSDKPNTLQLALQTRIKLFYRPKAIIPTRQQMENPWQEKITLTRQGDQYSVENPTPYFVTLVDAASVKDGKTVAGFEPLMVAPKSSLLMGGSAKALGSKPVLTYINDYGGRPMLTFTCQDNRCHVVSDKQ from the coding sequence ATGTTACAGAGTAATAAAATCAATAAAAGAAATCATCATCCTATTGCTGCTTTTTTGGTTGGGACTGTGTTGATATCCGCGACACTGTCGTCAGCGCAAGCTGCGGTGGCTTTAGATCGCACTCGTGCAATTATGACGGGTGAAGATAAATCCATTAGTTTAAATATCAGTAATGAAAATAAGCAATTACCTTATCTAGCGCAAGGTTGGATTGAAAATGCCCAAGGCGAAAAAATCACTGAACCCTTTACGGTATTACCTCCCGTTCAGCGTGTTGAGCCTGGCGCTAAAAGCCAAGTGAAAATTCAAGCACTACCGAGTGTCGCGTCACTGCCGCAAGATAGGGAGTCCGTTTATTATTTCAATTTGCGTGAAATCCCGCCTAAGAGTGACAAACCCAACACACTTCAGCTGGCGTTGCAAACTCGAATTAAGCTGTTTTATCGTCCAAAAGCGATTATTCCAACTCGCCAACAGATGGAGAATCCATGGCAAGAAAAAATTACCCTCACTCGTCAAGGTGATCAATACAGTGTTGAGAATCCAACGCCGTATTTTGTGACTCTTGTTGATGCAGCTTCAGTAAAAGACGGAAAAACAGTTGCGGGATTTGAACCGTTGATGGTTGCTCCTAAAAGCAGTTTGCTCATGGGCGGAAGTGCAAAAGCTTTAGGTAGTAAGCCTGTACTCACTTATATCAATGACTACGGTGGACGACCAATGTTGACGTTTACTTGTCAAGATAATCGCTGTCACGTGGTATCAGATAAACAGTAA
- a CDS encoding fimbrial protein translates to MKEANKIPHNMMACGLGLCLLSSTALSTELDKVDNWDVDGANGTLYVHGALTESACRLAMSSAYQTVELGTLGTGQLQTAGQTGTPVAVQLRLEDCLSGESRNRNKLGNLLWSADMPAMKIRFLATADNQNPQLAAVTGAKGIALQLSNASSHPIAIGQYSTPELVSPGQNQLTYYITPIRTTAGLSSGAYQAIIRFQVSYD, encoded by the coding sequence ATGAAAGAAGCCAATAAGATACCTCATAATATGATGGCGTGCGGTTTAGGATTGTGTTTACTCAGTAGCACCGCGCTCAGTACTGAACTCGACAAAGTGGATAACTGGGATGTCGATGGGGCTAATGGGACATTGTATGTACACGGGGCTTTAACGGAAAGTGCTTGCCGATTAGCGATGTCTTCAGCATATCAAACGGTTGAATTGGGGACATTAGGGACGGGGCAATTACAGACAGCCGGCCAAACAGGTACGCCTGTCGCGGTACAACTACGTTTAGAAGATTGTTTAAGTGGTGAAAGTCGTAATCGTAATAAACTCGGTAACTTATTGTGGAGTGCTGATATGCCAGCGATGAAAATTCGTTTTTTGGCCACAGCGGACAATCAAAATCCACAATTAGCGGCCGTTACGGGAGCAAAAGGGATTGCATTACAATTGAGTAATGCGTCTTCTCATCCTATTGCAATAGGGCAATACAGTACGCCTGAGCTGGTTTCTCCGGGGCAGAATCAATTAACTTATTATATTACCCCGATTCGCACTACAGCAGGATTAAGTTCGGGAGCTTATCAGGCAATCATTCGCTTTCAGGTAAGTTATGATTAG